A window of the Mesotoga prima MesG1.Ag.4.2 genome harbors these coding sequences:
- a CDS encoding sugar ABC transporter ATP-binding protein, whose amino-acid sequence MDEKVKENSKILFEIKGIDRNYPGVQALKDVTFKINKNDVIGFAGENGAGKSTLLKLIAGVEPPDKGEMFLEGKKYAPQSFREANILGVSMVFQEQNLVQSLTVYENLFLSHEKRFQVAGTLKKRQMISEAKRYLESFGLDIDPRKEVSQYSFHERQMLEIIRAFVIADMYKIETPLILLDEPTAALPEKEREILLDRIKSFSNKATFIFVSHRLSELMNACNRILILKDGQLVGEVDPEVSEEREIHPLMVGRELSADTYRVEDQKEFNGDEDPVLRVRNLSKKGLYDSVSLEVRRGEILGIGGLIGSGKKFLGETLFGVGEPTEGEIIIDGHSVSKATIRNMTKLRVGYVPSERKENGIIGLSTVAENLTITRLGEFSSRLGFINNRQESKLIKEGIEKFRIKATSEDLCFSLSGGNQQKIVLTKWIMKNLDILILDNPTRGIDIGAKEEIYTFIREAANKNLAIILITDDLLELIGLSNRIVIMKDGNISLIVDADKRRKPTEQELVRDMV is encoded by the coding sequence ATGGATGAAAAAGTAAAAGAAAATAGCAAAATCCTCTTTGAGATCAAGGGAATCGATAGAAACTATCCTGGTGTGCAGGCACTGAAAGATGTTACCTTCAAGATCAATAAGAACGACGTTATTGGATTCGCCGGTGAAAATGGGGCGGGAAAGTCAACTCTGCTAAAGCTTATAGCGGGAGTTGAACCACCCGATAAAGGAGAGATGTTTCTGGAAGGAAAAAAGTATGCTCCTCAAAGCTTCAGAGAGGCTAACATACTTGGAGTTTCGATGGTCTTCCAGGAGCAGAACCTTGTCCAAAGCCTGACTGTTTACGAAAATCTCTTTCTTTCACACGAGAAGAGATTCCAGGTGGCCGGTACTTTGAAGAAGAGGCAGATGATCTCCGAAGCGAAACGTTATCTGGAGAGTTTTGGGCTCGATATCGACCCAAGAAAAGAAGTCTCCCAATACTCATTTCACGAGCGTCAGATGCTTGAGATCATCAGGGCATTTGTCATAGCAGACATGTACAAGATCGAGACCCCTCTAATACTTCTTGATGAACCAACTGCTGCGCTCCCAGAAAAGGAAAGAGAGATTCTTCTCGACAGAATTAAGAGTTTTTCAAACAAGGCAACATTCATATTTGTCTCACACCGTCTTTCAGAACTGATGAATGCCTGTAACAGGATTCTAATTCTCAAAGATGGGCAGCTGGTTGGAGAAGTTGATCCCGAGGTCTCGGAAGAGAGAGAGATCCACCCGCTTATGGTAGGAAGAGAGTTAAGTGCCGACACCTACAGAGTTGAAGATCAAAAGGAATTCAATGGGGATGAGGATCCCGTCTTGAGGGTGAGAAATCTTTCCAAGAAGGGCCTTTATGACTCTGTTTCTCTGGAAGTCCGTCGTGGGGAGATCCTTGGAATAGGTGGACTGATTGGCTCTGGAAAGAAGTTCCTGGGCGAGACCCTTTTTGGGGTGGGAGAGCCAACAGAAGGAGAAATCATTATAGATGGCCATTCCGTGTCTAAAGCCACGATAAGAAATATGACCAAGCTAAGAGTCGGGTATGTTCCTTCCGAAAGGAAGGAAAACGGAATAATCGGCTTGTCAACGGTCGCAGAAAATCTTACGATTACAAGACTTGGTGAGTTCAGCAGTCGCCTGGGCTTTATAAACAACAGGCAAGAATCCAAATTGATCAAAGAGGGAATAGAGAAGTTCCGAATTAAGGCAACTAGCGAAGATCTGTGCTTTTCGTTGAGTGGAGGAAACCAACAAAAAATCGTACTGACCAAATGGATTATGAAGAATCTCGATATTCTGATTCTCGACAATCCCACCAGAGGCATAGACATCGGAGCAAAAGAGGAAATATACACCTTCATAAGAGAAGCGGCAAATAAGAACCTTGCCATCATCTTAATAACAGACGACTTGCTCGAACTCATAGGATTGAGCAACAGGATAGTAATTATGAAAGATGGAAACATTTCGCTTATCGTAGATGCCGATAAGAGGCGGAAACCAACCGAGCAAGAACTAGTAAGAGATATGGTATAA
- the dhaK gene encoding dihydroxyacetone kinase subunit DhaK — protein sequence MKKLINDPKSVVIEMCQGMVKAFPENLALDEEFMVISRKNPNKNKVNLISGGGSGHEPAHAGFVGRGMLDAAVCGDVFASPSVMQVFNAIKHNHSEQGVLLVIKNYSGDVMNFESAAAMAEDYDIRVDSVCVNDDISIEKKEDRRGVAGTIFVHKIAGALAERGASLKQVKEIAQRVIDNVRTMGIALTSCTVPARGKPTFDLEEDKIEVGVGIHGEAGIFRDRLLSAKETAELIIERILGELSVSKDEEVAVLVNGFGGTPLQELFILNNEVATILNSKGIAVAKTLVGNYMTSIDMEGASISVLMLDEQMKRLLSAPCETAAWKETEA from the coding sequence ATGAAGAAGCTGATCAATGATCCCAAAAGCGTGGTAATCGAAATGTGTCAGGGAATGGTGAAGGCTTTCCCGGAGAACCTTGCACTCGACGAGGAATTCATGGTGATTTCGAGAAAGAATCCCAACAAGAACAAGGTTAACCTAATTAGTGGCGGTGGAAGTGGTCATGAACCTGCTCATGCAGGGTTCGTAGGCAGGGGAATGCTTGATGCGGCCGTATGTGGTGATGTCTTTGCTTCACCGTCCGTAATGCAGGTCTTCAACGCTATAAAACACAACCATTCAGAACAAGGGGTCTTGCTGGTTATAAAGAATTATTCTGGAGACGTCATGAATTTCGAAAGCGCTGCTGCAATGGCTGAAGACTACGATATTAGAGTTGATAGCGTTTGTGTGAATGATGATATATCAATCGAAAAGAAGGAAGACAGACGGGGTGTGGCTGGAACGATCTTCGTTCACAAAATTGCTGGAGCTCTGGCAGAAAGGGGAGCTTCTCTCAAGCAGGTAAAGGAGATCGCCCAAAGAGTTATCGACAATGTTAGAACTATGGGGATTGCACTGACTTCCTGTACCGTCCCAGCAAGAGGAAAACCGACTTTCGACCTTGAAGAGGACAAGATTGAGGTTGGTGTCGGAATTCACGGAGAAGCCGGAATATTTAGAGACAGATTACTCTCGGCGAAAGAAACCGCTGAATTGATTATCGAAAGAATACTTGGCGAATTATCCGTATCAAAGGATGAAGAGGTTGCCGTGTTGGTAAATGGATTTGGTGGAACTCCGCTGCAAGAGCTCTTTATTCTGAACAATGAGGTAGCCACGATTCTTAACAGTAAGGGAATAGCAGTGGCAAAGACTCTCGTTGGAAACTACATGACGTCTATAGATATGGAAGGTGCGTCGATTTCCGTTCTTATGCTCGACGAACAGATGAAGAGACTTCTCTCTGCACCCTGTGAAACCGCTGCCTGGAAGGAAACGGAGGCTTAG
- the dhaL gene encoding dihydroxyacetone kinase subunit DhaL, which translates to MTVISKDEFIEIVGIAVDSILENEQYFCDLDSVAGDGDFGASLAKGFSEVKSKWKDLEKSNVGTFLRDCSMIIMEKCGGASGPIWGNAFLSASRASKGKETLEIADIAELFQAMVDGVQKVGKAQLGDKTLLDALIPFKESLKESAKLNEPIEAAFDKAATKAEEGAESTKTIVATKGRARYLGVRSIGAYDAGARAVAVILSDIQKNFFNKTN; encoded by the coding sequence ATGACCGTAATCTCGAAGGATGAATTCATAGAAATAGTTGGAATCGCTGTCGATTCTATACTAGAAAACGAACAGTACTTCTGTGATCTCGATTCTGTTGCCGGAGACGGTGATTTCGGAGCTTCTTTGGCGAAAGGCTTCTCTGAAGTCAAGTCAAAATGGAAGGATCTCGAAAAGAGCAATGTTGGAACCTTTTTGAGAGACTGCAGCATGATAATAATGGAAAAATGTGGTGGAGCCTCTGGCCCAATTTGGGGCAATGCTTTTTTGAGCGCTTCTAGAGCTTCTAAAGGAAAGGAGACTCTCGAAATAGCCGACATTGCTGAACTCTTCCAGGCAATGGTAGATGGAGTACAGAAGGTCGGTAAAGCTCAATTGGGTGACAAAACTCTTCTAGATGCGCTTATCCCCTTCAAAGAATCTTTGAAGGAAAGTGCAAAGCTGAACGAACCAATAGAAGCGGCCTTTGACAAGGCCGCAACCAAAGCAGAAGAAGGAGCTGAATCTACAAAAACGATTGTTGCGACGAAAGGAAGGGCCAGATATCTGGGTGTCAGGAGCATTGGCGCATATGACGCGGGGGCCAGAGCGGTTGCAGTCATTCTCTCAGATATTCAAAAGAACTTCTTCAATAAAACAAACTGA
- a CDS encoding RHS repeat domain-containing protein, translating into MIKLLSSAFRLSCFILIVSLFIGSFCGAFWVDSYLDKINTSGVKRIEIRNYNTQDGELWIKFATLTAEYDESGNTIREGKLSGDGVLEFDYSYQYDSEGNMLTMQGKRIVNDSALEHSYEYKYDENGRQIEGIQYASDGSIISKYSAKYDESGNFVEGNDVQYDSSNSTRYLAGYNELGYMTEETKYIVYEYKEKEGLQTEFRNEYRYDDLGNLLLEIGYGKYGDFSYKYGYEYDEEGNLIKAYSYSASDTIVSVYEASYDDEGNLVRFILSDASGKILSEHEAQYDNGNMVLEVDCLSESRNLVYSAEYNSEGLKLKETNYNRNISGSPLTYSYEYLYDDRGNCIQEKYFVYLEDKDLWKPITKTVYLITYYE; encoded by the coding sequence GTGATTAAATTGTTATCAAGTGCTTTCAGACTTAGTTGTTTCATACTTATCGTCTCCTTGTTTATAGGAAGCTTTTGTGGAGCCTTCTGGGTTGATTCTTACCTGGACAAGATCAATACATCCGGAGTGAAAAGGATTGAGATAAGAAACTATAATACTCAGGACGGGGAGTTATGGATAAAGTTTGCCACTCTGACCGCTGAGTACGATGAATCGGGAAACACCATCCGTGAGGGCAAACTCTCCGGCGATGGTGTTCTGGAGTTTGACTATTCCTATCAGTACGATAGTGAAGGTAATATGCTCACCATGCAAGGTAAGAGGATAGTAAACGACTCAGCATTAGAACATAGCTATGAATACAAGTACGACGAGAACGGGAGACAGATCGAAGGAATTCAGTACGCCTCAGATGGTTCGATAATCTCAAAATACTCTGCAAAGTACGACGAAAGTGGAAACTTCGTCGAAGGGAACGATGTTCAGTATGATTCATCAAACAGTACTAGATATTTAGCTGGCTATAACGAACTCGGTTACATGACTGAGGAAACCAAGTATATTGTCTATGAGTACAAAGAAAAGGAAGGACTTCAAACTGAATTCAGAAACGAGTATCGATATGATGACCTCGGCAACTTGCTTCTGGAGATCGGCTATGGCAAGTACGGAGACTTCTCTTATAAGTACGGTTATGAATACGACGAAGAAGGTAATTTGATAAAGGCATACAGCTACAGTGCGAGCGATACGATCGTTTCTGTTTACGAAGCTTCTTACGATGATGAGGGGAATCTAGTAAGATTTATCCTATCCGATGCAAGTGGAAAGATCTTATCCGAGCATGAAGCTCAATACGATAATGGCAATATGGTTCTCGAGGTCGACTGCCTTTCTGAGTCGCGCAATCTTGTATACTCGGCTGAATACAATAGTGAAGGACTAAAGCTAAAAGAAACCAACTATAACAGAAATATCAGTGGAAGTCCGCTCACTTACAGTTATGAATACCTCTACGACGATAGAGGAAACTGTATTCAGGAAAAGTACTTCGTTTACCTTGAAGACAAGGACCTGTGGAAGCCGATAACAAAGACTGTATACCTAATCACCTATTATGAGTGA
- a CDS encoding phytoene desaturase family protein — MNGKFFPESKYDVAVIGSGLGSLSAASMLANKGLKVLVAEQHYLPGGCCSIFRRSDFTFDSAVGMVFGFGNRGFNSHRFVFNEIGEDIEMVRHEALYSVTFGEKKIVFWPDLDRFIEELGNNFPGYEEQLRKFYNYLAELYHEVIVADRVIVPPTEMKRSDSLRSLLKHPVRQAKMIRLLFKSTEELMKKFIDPEAKELYQFFDVLTSTYCYTTVKETPGVLAVTMFIDNHEGGGFYPVGSSQMIPSKLEKAIEKNGGYMLYENRVNEILFDDGKASGIKLEDGSEIRSDFVIYGGTVWNLYGGIIPEEHVSQERVEWVESLEPTFPAMVVYAAVDSSAIPAGTNPLEMLVEEFDEIAKSDVTVYIPSIDEPSICPEGTHVMSMIAPSKKKWTPRAASNPEEL; from the coding sequence ATGAACGGTAAGTTCTTTCCCGAAAGCAAATACGACGTTGCGGTAATTGGATCTGGACTCGGAAGTTTATCGGCTGCCTCTATGCTAGCTAATAAGGGACTAAAAGTGCTCGTTGCAGAGCAGCATTATCTTCCCGGAGGATGTTGCTCGATCTTCAGAAGAAGTGACTTCACGTTTGATTCTGCAGTTGGCATGGTATTCGGATTCGGAAACCGCGGCTTCAATTCTCACAGGTTTGTTTTCAACGAGATCGGTGAAGACATTGAAATGGTAAGACACGAGGCTTTATACTCCGTGACCTTCGGAGAGAAGAAAATTGTCTTTTGGCCAGATCTCGACCGATTTATAGAAGAGCTTGGAAATAACTTTCCTGGATATGAAGAACAGCTAAGGAAGTTCTACAACTATCTAGCCGAGTTATATCACGAAGTGATAGTTGCTGATCGTGTAATCGTCCCTCCCACTGAAATGAAGAGAAGCGATAGTCTCAGATCTCTGCTGAAGCATCCTGTACGACAGGCCAAAATGATCAGGCTATTATTCAAAAGCACTGAAGAACTTATGAAAAAGTTTATCGACCCCGAGGCAAAGGAGCTTTATCAGTTTTTCGATGTTCTTACTTCCACCTACTGCTATACGACTGTAAAGGAAACCCCCGGCGTACTGGCCGTAACTATGTTCATAGACAATCATGAAGGAGGCGGCTTTTACCCCGTAGGTTCTTCTCAGATGATACCGAGCAAACTCGAAAAGGCGATCGAGAAAAACGGCGGCTACATGCTATACGAAAATCGCGTTAATGAAATACTCTTTGATGATGGGAAGGCATCGGGGATAAAGCTGGAAGATGGGAGCGAAATTAGATCTGACTTCGTGATTTACGGCGGAACGGTCTGGAATCTCTATGGAGGAATCATTCCCGAGGAACATGTTAGTCAGGAAAGAGTTGAATGGGTGGAGTCCCTTGAGCCGACTTTTCCCGCCATGGTCGTGTACGCCGCCGTAGATTCCTCTGCTATCCCGGCCGGAACTAATCCGCTGGAGATGCTTGTCGAGGAATTTGACGAAATAGCCAAAAGCGATGTCACAGTATACATACCTTCGATTGACGAACCTTCGATATGTCCAGAAGGAACTCACGTGATGTCCATGATAGCTCCCTCAAAGAAAAAGTGGACGCCTCGCGCCGCTAGTAATCCCGAAGAACTATGA
- a CDS encoding HdeD family acid-resistance protein — protein MAEAKKFDWISLLVGFVLIIGGIFSLSNPLATFLTLAIMLGIVVLVRGIMLIVAYFKLENRTGAKVFFALILGILLAITGVIFLFRPLFAANIFAFVIAIWFIVDAINNLINADRLKPAGKGIYFLSIVFNVLVLFGGIILVLHPLIAGLSVAVIIGITLLVFGVNHIVLAFMGKESA, from the coding sequence ATGGCAGAAGCAAAGAAGTTCGACTGGATCTCTCTTCTTGTGGGTTTCGTGCTCATAATTGGAGGTATTTTTTCTCTGAGCAATCCTCTTGCAACGTTCCTTACCCTTGCAATAATGTTAGGTATCGTTGTTCTTGTTCGTGGAATCATGTTGATAGTTGCCTACTTCAAACTTGAAAACCGAACCGGAGCTAAGGTTTTCTTCGCACTGATTCTAGGAATATTGCTGGCTATCACAGGAGTAATATTTCTCTTCAGGCCGCTCTTTGCCGCAAATATATTTGCTTTTGTAATAGCGATATGGTTCATCGTTGATGCCATCAACAACCTGATAAACGCCGATCGGCTGAAACCTGCGGGAAAGGGAATCTACTTTCTGAGCATTGTCTTCAATGTTCTTGTTCTTTTTGGAGGAATAATACTCGTTCTACACCCGCTCATTGCCGGTCTGTCGGTTGCCGTAATTATTGGGATAACTCTCCTTGTTTTTGGTGTAAACCACATTGTTCTAGCGTTTATGGGCAAGGAGTCTGCATAG